From the genome of Nitrosomonas sp., one region includes:
- a CDS encoding response regulator: protein MGDLKRLNGIKVLVVDDSSTIRRSAEIFLSNTGCEIILAVDGFDALAKVVDNQPDIIFVDVVMPRLDGYQACQLIKKNTRFHATPVIMLSSKNGLFDKARGRMVGSSEYLTKPFTKDELLNAIEKHALQISNT, encoded by the coding sequence GTGGGTGATCTTAAAAGGTTGAATGGTATTAAAGTACTCGTAGTGGATGATAGTAGCACCATACGAAGAAGTGCAGAAATTTTTTTGAGTAACACCGGGTGTGAGATTATTTTAGCAGTAGACGGATTTGATGCATTAGCAAAAGTTGTAGATAATCAACCGGATATTATATTTGTTGATGTTGTGATGCCGCGGCTTGATGGCTATCAGGCATGCCAATTAATTAAAAAAAACACGCGCTTTCATGCAACGCCTGTCATTATGTTATCTAGCAAAAATGGACTGTTTGATAAGGCGAGAGGTCGTATGGTTGGTTCAAGCGAATATTTAACTAAGCCATTTACCAAAGATGAGTTGCTTAATGCAATCGAAAAACATGCGTTACAAATCAGCAACACTTGA
- a CDS encoding EAL domain-containing protein, translated as MSQVIKKETFAGQPPDTRDSTFLSFKWKITSFSSLILLAVVLLFCFVSYLGLVANFNDQRNLEHNRFEREIESLIERLSRGLRQQAETIPFLDGMGEALLSDDNEKISKIFDQHWTLLHFHNGVEFVRFYNPSNELTADWGIIESSPHDNEIILEWVKQVNKNEIPINPLLCRRNCIQLTVAPLLIEGRTGGIAVIGVSLADALLAFRRISGAEIGLLLYDSGSSANSYYIEPWKTFVAALTNKNESYKILNKAAKIYPSIDSLNDVVQISSEKNHHQIKLYPLNSENSNRAYLIVISDVTSAVNNIYDSIWKIALIGLLGLAISEFFLFGIFTRLLSRLMDVSYTLPLLASGQFEDFRHSLRLTKKKQLYRDEIDTLYDAAVKLSVQLEDLEQKVSSRTRLLIEQKDELSKERDFVANLLDTAQVIVLTQNTSGKIISMNAYGEMLTYYSEAELKNTPFLNILVSDYDSHELSIQLDEINGGLREQLRHEAITHCKDGTTRHVAWLHSRLSWNSIDDPSILSVGLDVTEYKRVEGHLAWLADHDPLTNLFNRRRFSEELEQAISRSDRYHHPGALLFFDLDRFKYINDTSGHQAGDALLRMVAGMLLRTIRSDDISGRLGGDEFAVILPEINTEGAIEVAKKVLTHLSETQLTINGRTHKVSASIGIALFPEHGENVHDLLAAADLSMYQAKDTGRNAWYLFSKEDRSRERVQTLVYWKEKIEYALLHDSFMLYLQPIMNIQTQEIKHYEVLLRMHDFDGSILSPAGFISAAEHTGLIHAIDHLVLHKAITQSAKINQNGKNAISFSINLSAHAFNDPELLPIIKQELVSQNVDPKTLMFEITETAALENLPGARALMREIKELGCGFVLDDFGVGFSSFYYLRELPVDAVKIDGSFIRNLADNEDDQILVSALCSVASGFGKKITAEFVENDQIFKLLRRMKIDYAQGYYIGKPAPYNTYFPHSETRSIIES; from the coding sequence ATGTCACAAGTTATCAAAAAAGAAACTTTTGCCGGGCAACCACCAGATACCCGAGACAGCACATTTCTTAGTTTTAAGTGGAAAATCACATCGTTTAGCAGCCTGATTCTATTAGCTGTTGTTTTATTGTTCTGTTTTGTGAGTTATTTAGGACTTGTTGCCAATTTTAATGACCAACGAAATCTCGAACACAATCGATTTGAAAGAGAAATTGAAAGCCTTATTGAACGGTTGTCACGTGGATTACGCCAACAAGCTGAAACAATTCCTTTTCTGGATGGAATGGGTGAAGCTTTGCTATCAGATGATAATGAAAAAATCAGCAAAATTTTTGACCAACATTGGACATTGCTGCATTTTCACAATGGCGTTGAGTTTGTACGCTTTTATAATCCTTCGAATGAATTAACAGCTGACTGGGGCATTATTGAATCCAGTCCACATGACAATGAAATTATATTGGAATGGGTTAAACAAGTTAACAAAAACGAAATTCCGATCAATCCATTATTATGTAGAAGAAATTGCATCCAGCTTACAGTAGCGCCGCTATTAATCGAAGGTCGTACAGGCGGCATCGCGGTTATCGGCGTTTCCCTCGCAGATGCACTGCTGGCATTCAGACGCATATCAGGCGCTGAGATTGGTTTATTGTTATATGATTCCGGATCCAGTGCTAATTCTTATTATATTGAACCATGGAAAACTTTCGTTGCAGCACTGACCAATAAAAATGAAAGTTATAAAATTTTAAACAAAGCCGCAAAAATTTATCCATCCATTGACAGTCTAAACGATGTTGTTCAGATCAGTTCGGAAAAAAATCACCACCAGATAAAACTCTATCCATTGAATTCTGAAAATTCAAATAGAGCGTATCTGATTGTCATTTCCGATGTCACTTCAGCAGTTAACAATATCTATGACTCAATCTGGAAAATTGCATTAATTGGCCTTCTCGGACTTGCTATCTCAGAATTTTTTTTATTTGGTATTTTTACCCGCTTGCTTTCCCGTCTAATGGATGTTTCCTATACCTTGCCGTTATTGGCAAGCGGGCAATTTGAAGATTTCCGTCACTCACTTAGGCTAACAAAGAAAAAACAGTTGTACAGAGACGAAATCGATACGCTTTATGATGCAGCTGTGAAGCTCTCAGTTCAGCTGGAAGATCTGGAGCAAAAAGTTTCTTCTCGAACAAGACTGCTTATTGAACAAAAAGACGAATTGAGCAAAGAAAGAGATTTTGTCGCCAACTTACTTGACACTGCTCAGGTCATCGTTTTGACACAAAACACAAGCGGTAAAATCATTTCAATGAATGCTTATGGAGAAATGCTCACCTATTACTCAGAGGCAGAACTAAAAAATACGCCATTTTTAAATATTCTTGTATCTGACTACGATTCACATGAATTGTCCATACAATTAGATGAAATCAATGGAGGACTAAGAGAACAATTGCGTCACGAGGCAATTACCCATTGTAAGGACGGAACAACGCGTCATGTCGCCTGGCTACATTCGCGGCTGTCCTGGAACAGCATTGATGATCCCTCCATTTTATCAGTAGGTCTGGATGTCACCGAATACAAGCGGGTTGAAGGACACCTGGCCTGGCTAGCCGATCATGATCCATTAACAAATCTTTTTAATCGACGCCGTTTCAGTGAAGAACTTGAACAGGCAATTAGCCGGTCCGACCGATATCATCATCCAGGTGCATTACTCTTTTTTGATCTGGATCGTTTCAAATACATTAATGATACCAGTGGACACCAGGCGGGTGACGCACTACTCAGAATGGTTGCCGGAATGTTATTGCGTACTATTCGCTCTGATGACATATCAGGTCGCTTAGGTGGGGATGAATTTGCTGTTATTCTACCTGAAATAAATACTGAAGGCGCCATCGAAGTTGCAAAAAAAGTTCTTACTCATCTGAGTGAAACTCAACTAACAATTAATGGCCGTACACATAAAGTTTCAGCGAGTATCGGTATAGCACTTTTTCCAGAACATGGAGAAAACGTCCATGATTTGTTGGCAGCAGCAGATTTATCCATGTATCAGGCAAAAGATACTGGACGTAACGCCTGGTATTTATTTTCTAAGGAAGATAGAAGTAGAGAACGTGTACAAACACTAGTCTACTGGAAAGAGAAAATCGAATACGCACTTTTGCATGACAGCTTTATGCTTTACTTGCAACCCATCATGAACATTCAAACTCAAGAAATAAAGCACTACGAAGTTTTACTGCGTATGCATGATTTTGATGGTTCAATTTTGTCGCCCGCCGGATTTATTTCTGCAGCTGAACATACCGGACTAATACATGCAATTGATCATTTAGTTTTACACAAAGCAATTACCCAGTCCGCAAAAATTAACCAGAATGGAAAAAACGCCATCAGTTTCTCCATTAATTTATCCGCTCATGCATTTAATGATCCCGAACTATTACCAATCATAAAACAGGAACTGGTTAGTCAAAATGTTGATCCTAAAACACTTATGTTTGAAATTACCGAAACTGCAGCACTAGAAAACCTGCCAGGAGCGCGCGCGCTTATGAGAGAAATCAAAGAATTAGGTTGTGGCTTTGTACTAGATGACTTCGGCGTAGGTTTTTCTTCGTTTTACTATCTAAGGGAGTTACCGGTTGATGCGGTCAAAATTGATGGCTCATTCATACGTAATTTAGCTGATAATGAAGATGACCAAATTCTAGTCAGCGCATTATGTAGTGTAGCAAGTGGTTTTGGCAAAAAGATAACCGCAGAATTTGTTGAAAACGATCAAATTTTTAAACTACTTCGAAGAATGAAAATTGATTATGCCCAAGGCTATTACATTGGCAAACCCGCACCCTATAACACGTATTTTCCACATTCTGAAACTCGTTCGATAATTGAATCGTAA
- a CDS encoding methane monooxygenase/ammonia monooxygenase subunit B: MKIKNIFKLGVMGLYGAAIGAATLALTVAVDVTPVAAHGERSQEPFLRMRSIQWYDMRWEPKVTKVNDIATMSGKFHLAEDWPRAVGKPERAFFNVGSPSPVFVRLSTKLNGEPMFISGPLVIGRDYEFEVKLKARIPGRHHMHAMVNVKDAGPIAGPASWMNITGNWDDFTNPIKTLTGDTIDTETFNFANGIFWHLVWTGLGIFWIGYYVARPMFLPRSRVLLAYGDDLLLDPMDRKVAWAVAILTCTLVWGGYRYTESTYPYTIPIQAGESKIDPLPIEPNPVAIRITHANYDVPGRALRITMDVTNNGDTAINIGEFTTAGVRFVNALGREHLDPDYPRELVATGLTLDNDAAIEPGETREVKLEAKDALWEVQRLMALLGDPESRFGGLLMTWDEEGNRYINSIAGAVIPVFTRL; encoded by the coding sequence ATGAAAATAAAGAACATCTTTAAGCTTGGCGTCATGGGATTGTATGGCGCAGCGATAGGAGCCGCGACACTGGCGTTGACAGTAGCGGTAGACGTGACACCGGTAGCGGCGCATGGTGAACGTTCACAGGAGCCATTTTTGCGTATGCGTTCCATCCAATGGTACGACATGAGATGGGAGCCTAAGGTCACCAAGGTGAACGACATTGCGACCATGTCAGGAAAGTTTCACCTGGCGGAAGACTGGCCCCGTGCGGTTGGCAAGCCGGAGCGTGCGTTCTTCAACGTTGGTAGTCCGAGTCCGGTATTTGTTCGTTTGAGCACCAAGCTGAATGGCGAACCGATGTTCATATCAGGGCCGTTGGTTATTGGTCGTGACTATGAATTTGAAGTCAAGCTGAAAGCGCGTATACCTGGCCGTCATCATATGCACGCGATGGTTAACGTAAAAGACGCAGGACCGATTGCAGGGCCTGCATCGTGGATGAACATCACAGGCAACTGGGATGACTTTACCAACCCTATCAAGACACTGACAGGCGATACTATTGATACAGAGACCTTCAACTTTGCCAATGGTATATTCTGGCATCTTGTATGGACGGGTCTGGGCATATTCTGGATTGGCTATTATGTAGCACGTCCGATGTTTTTGCCACGTAGCCGTGTATTATTGGCGTATGGTGATGACCTGTTGTTGGATCCAATGGATCGTAAGGTAGCGTGGGCGGTAGCGATACTGACCTGTACGTTGGTATGGGGTGGTTATCGTTATACGGAAAGCACCTATCCATATACGATTCCGATTCAGGCTGGTGAGTCCAAGATAGATCCACTGCCGATTGAGCCAAACCCGGTAGCGATCAGAATAACGCATGCTAACTATGACGTACCAGGGCGTGCATTACGTATTACCATGGACGTTACCAACAATGGTGATACAGCGATCAACATTGGTGAGTTCACGACAGCGGGTGTACGTTTTGTAAACGCGCTGGGCCGTGAGCATCTTGATCCTGATTATCCGAGAGAGCTGGTTGCAACAGGCTTGACATTGGATAATGACGCAGCGATTGAGCCAGGCGAGACCCGTGAAGTCAAACTGGAAGCTAAAGACGCATTGTGGGAAGTGCAGCGTTTGATGGCTTTGTTGGGTGATCCGGAAAGTCGTTTTGGTGGATTGTTGATGACATGGGATGAAGAAGGCAACCGTTACATCAACAGTATTGCTGGAGCGGTAATCCCGGTCTTTACGAGACTCTAA
- a CDS encoding methane monooxygenase/ammonia monooxygenase subunit C — protein sequence MATTMGTSRAASADYDMSLWYDSKYYKLGMGIMLAVAIFWIWYQRTFAYSHGMDSMEPEFDRVWMGLWRVHMTLMPLFALVTWGWILKTRDTKEQLDNLDPKLEVKRYFYWMMWLGVYLFGVYWGGSFFTEQDASWHQVIIRDTSFTPSHVVVFYGSFPMYIVCGVAAYLYAMTRLPLYSRGTSFPLVMAIAGPLMILPNVGLNEWGHAFWFMEELFSAPLHWGFVILGWAGLFSGGIAAQIVTRYSNLTDVIWNGQSKEILNNRIVP from the coding sequence ATGGCAACAACGATGGGAACGAGTAGAGCAGCGAGTGCTGACTATGACATGTCATTGTGGTACGACTCCAAGTACTACAAGCTGGGCATGGGCATTATGCTGGCGGTAGCGATATTCTGGATTTGGTATCAGCGTACATTTGCGTATTCACATGGTATGGACTCAATGGAGCCGGAATTTGACCGTGTATGGATGGGCTTGTGGCGTGTACACATGACCCTGATGCCATTGTTTGCGTTGGTAACCTGGGGCTGGATTCTGAAGACCCGTGACACCAAGGAGCAACTGGACAACCTGGATCCAAAGCTTGAAGTTAAGCGTTATTTTTACTGGATGATGTGGTTGGGTGTCTATCTGTTTGGTGTTTACTGGGGCGGCAGCTTCTTCACCGAGCAAGATGCATCCTGGCATCAGGTGATTATTCGTGACACGAGTTTCACGCCAAGTCACGTAGTTGTGTTCTATGGTTCATTCCCGATGTACATTGTATGTGGTGTAGCGGCATACCTGTACGCGATGACCCGTTTGCCACTGTATAGCCGTGGCACATCATTCCCGCTGGTTATGGCGATTGCTGGTCCGTTGATGATTCTGCCGAACGTTGGATTGAACGAGTGGGGTCATGCATTCTGGTTCATGGAAGAGCTGTTTAGCGCGCCATTGCACTGGGGTTTTGTGATTCTGGGCTGGGCAGGTTTGTTCTCAGGTGGTATCGCGGCACAGATTGTGACCCGTTACTCTAACCTGACAGACGTGATCTGGAATGGTCAAAGCAAAGAAATTCTAAACAACCGGATTGTTCCTTAA
- a CDS encoding CopD family protein, with amino-acid sequence MLEVIAIAARWFQLAANLIVLGSCVFLVIANIGNNPYSAQWVEKLERLFPKLAISIVIGLVIILATTIAHVTGGIDKLSQPGVWLNFVSDTRTGQIWIGHMIAAMLLMASVIYLRKSNRTRWRYMFCAVMAVFPLVADAMVSHSVAEGLSISNAMPYALHIIFAGIWLGGLPALLLLKYEYVQQVKSRKSSLVDIQILKRFSAMALPIMLLIVVTGLIVGDRIFDDKYAALVATPYGLLLNAKLLLLCLILIIATQIRSYWLPLFSSSNSSQETKDSASGMRKWVRIEFILAMILVLIATILANNTTPAKHAVIEEWPFTFRFSIIATWGGENVATLVWGGLAIIGVALGVLYFGRTAQWGMKKLVTIPGVLFLSGLAVALPPLTIEAYPETYRKPPIPFDAMSISYGSALYSEHCVDCHGYQGMGNGIKSRTLSTVLPDMLTEPHTVEHTPGDFYHWISFGMKDTDMPGYADKLDEEERWDLVNYVYALSRGYQSRILSPEIIPNRKNVVPPVFSYGGLDGSSGVLQEFRDKSPVLLIIFSWPQSEARIDQLKQSFAKLNERNIAVLAIPTQELKSEAHAEIEAGLPFTLVTQGASEIAESYSLYRRTMSHADLLGRGSTPDHMEFLIDRDGYLRARWIPSADKSGWSNIDLLAKQIDLLNKENLNPAKAGEYIR; translated from the coding sequence ATGCTAGAAGTCATTGCAATAGCTGCACGCTGGTTCCAGCTTGCAGCAAATTTGATTGTATTGGGCAGTTGTGTATTTTTGGTTATTGCAAATATTGGCAACAATCCATATTCTGCACAGTGGGTTGAAAAACTAGAAAGATTATTTCCAAAATTGGCGATCAGTATTGTTATTGGCCTTGTCATTATCCTCGCAACTACAATAGCACATGTTACAGGCGGTATAGACAAATTATCACAACCAGGGGTATGGTTAAATTTTGTCAGTGATACGCGCACCGGACAAATATGGATCGGTCATATGATTGCTGCCATGTTATTAATGGCGTCAGTTATTTATCTTCGTAAAAGCAATAGAACGCGCTGGCGTTATATGTTTTGTGCTGTGATGGCAGTATTTCCTTTGGTTGCGGACGCGATGGTCAGTCATTCTGTTGCAGAAGGTTTGTCTATTTCGAATGCTATGCCTTATGCGTTGCATATCATATTTGCGGGCATCTGGTTGGGCGGTTTACCTGCTTTATTATTATTGAAGTATGAGTACGTTCAACAAGTGAAAAGCAGGAAATCAAGTCTTGTTGACATTCAAATATTAAAGCGATTTTCTGCGATGGCATTGCCCATAATGCTACTTATTGTGGTCACTGGGCTTATTGTAGGAGATCGTATTTTTGATGATAAATATGCTGCGCTGGTGGCAACACCGTATGGCTTGTTGTTGAATGCGAAATTACTATTACTGTGTCTTATCTTGATAATTGCTACGCAGATACGGTCATATTGGTTGCCATTGTTTTCCAGTAGTAATAGTAGCCAGGAAACCAAGGATAGTGCATCTGGGATGCGAAAATGGGTAAGAATTGAGTTTATTTTAGCCATGATTCTAGTATTAATTGCCACGATTCTTGCTAATAATACGACACCTGCAAAACATGCTGTAATCGAGGAATGGCCATTCACTTTTCGTTTCTCGATTATTGCAACATGGGGCGGTGAAAATGTGGCTACATTAGTATGGGGTGGATTGGCGATAATTGGTGTAGCCTTGGGCGTTTTGTATTTTGGCCGAACAGCACAGTGGGGCATGAAAAAGCTTGTGACAATTCCAGGAGTGCTGTTTCTTAGTGGATTGGCTGTAGCATTGCCACCCTTAACAATTGAAGCATATCCTGAGACTTATCGGAAACCTCCCATTCCCTTTGATGCAATGTCTATTTCATATGGTTCAGCACTTTATTCTGAACATTGCGTAGATTGCCATGGATATCAAGGAATGGGAAATGGTATCAAGTCGAGAACATTGTCTACAGTGTTGCCGGATATGCTGACCGAACCTCATACTGTTGAACATACTCCCGGTGATTTTTACCATTGGATTTCATTTGGTATGAAAGATACCGATATGCCCGGTTACGCTGATAAACTGGATGAAGAAGAACGTTGGGACTTGGTAAATTATGTTTATGCCTTGTCCCGCGGTTACCAGTCACGAATTTTATCGCCAGAAATTATACCCAACAGAAAGAATGTTGTTCCACCGGTTTTTTCTTACGGTGGACTTGACGGTTCGAGTGGTGTTCTACAAGAATTTCGTGATAAAAGCCCTGTGCTATTAATCATTTTTTCTTGGCCGCAATCTGAAGCACGAATCGATCAGCTCAAACAAAGTTTCGCAAAACTCAATGAACGAAATATAGCAGTTTTGGCAATTCCGACTCAAGAACTGAAATCTGAGGCGCATGCCGAAATAGAAGCGGGATTGCCTTTTACACTGGTGACGCAAGGCGCGTCAGAGATTGCGGAAAGCTATTCTTTATACCGCCGAACAATGAGTCACGCCGATTTATTAGGACGTGGTTCAACACCTGATCATATGGAGTTTTTGATTGATCGAGATGGCTATTTACGTGCACGATGGATTCCATCGGCGGATAAATCTGGTTGGAGCAATATCGATCTGCTTGCAAAACAGATAGATTTATTAAATAAGGAAAATTTGAACCCTGCCAAGGCAGGTGAGTATATTAGATAA
- a CDS encoding copper resistance protein CopC: MVNKMLSEQCNGITIRNSVKLIIYIFLLVALMQANTVWAHASLVKSDPPRRASLSKSPAQIQLWFNEEIETAYASVAVLDSNGKTVSVDEPKAVEEDPKSVILAMPELEPGSYKVQFRVLSVDGHVVESDYSFRIKNN, translated from the coding sequence ATGGTAAACAAAATGCTAAGTGAACAATGCAATGGTATAACTATAAGAAATTCAGTTAAATTAATAATATATATCTTCCTATTGGTAGCGTTGATGCAAGCCAATACTGTTTGGGCACATGCATCTCTAGTTAAATCTGATCCGCCGAGAAGAGCCTCACTATCTAAATCTCCAGCACAAATACAACTTTGGTTCAATGAAGAGATTGAAACCGCATATGCATCTGTAGCGGTTCTGGATTCAAATGGTAAAACCGTATCGGTGGATGAGCCCAAAGCTGTAGAGGAAGATCCAAAATCGGTCATACTCGCTATGCCGGAATTGGAGCCAGGCAGTTATAAAGTACAATTTCGTGTTTTGTCTGTAGATGGACATGTCGTAGAATCAGACTACAGTTTTAGAATAAAAAATAATTAA
- a CDS encoding methane monooxygenase/ammonia monooxygenase subunit A: protein MSRTDEIIAAAKMPPEAVRMSRYIDAVYFPILCILLVGTFHMHFMLLAGDWDFWLDWKDRQWWPVVTPIVGVMYCAALMYYLWVNYRLPYGATLCIVCLLIGEWLTRYWGFYWWSHYPINFVLPSTMIPGALMLDTILLLTGNWLVTALIGGGFWGLFFYPGNWPIFGPTHLPVVVEGVLLSVADYTGFLYVRTGTPEYVRLIEQGSLRTFGGHTTVIAAFFSAFVSMLMFCVWWYFGKIYCTAFYYVKGERGRISMKMDVTAYGEAGFAERIK from the coding sequence GTGAGCAGAACAGACGAAATTATAGCGGCGGCGAAGATGCCGCCGGAAGCGGTTAGGATGTCCAGATACATTGATGCGGTGTATTTTCCAATTCTGTGTATACTTTTGGTAGGTACATTCCACATGCACTTTATGCTATTGGCAGGTGACTGGGATTTCTGGTTGGATTGGAAAGACCGTCAGTGGTGGCCGGTAGTGACACCGATTGTAGGCGTTATGTATTGTGCGGCATTGATGTACTATCTGTGGGTAAACTACCGTTTACCGTATGGTGCGACCTTATGTATTGTTTGCCTGTTAATAGGTGAATGGCTGACGCGTTACTGGGGTTTTTACTGGTGGTCACACTATCCGATCAACTTTGTATTGCCATCGACAATGATACCAGGCGCATTGATGCTTGACACGATCTTGTTGTTGACAGGAAACTGGTTGGTTACAGCATTGATTGGTGGCGGATTCTGGGGATTGTTCTTTTATCCTGGCAACTGGCCGATATTTGGTCCAACCCACTTACCGGTGGTTGTAGAAGGCGTATTGCTTTCAGTAGCTGACTACACGGGATTCTTGTATGTACGTACAGGTACACCGGAATATGTTCGATTGATTGAACAAGGGTCACTGAGGACATTTGGTGGACACACCACGGTGATTGCGGCGTTCTTCTCGGCCTTTGTATCCATGCTGATGTTCTGTGTATGGTGGTACTTTGGCAAAATCTATTGCACCGCGTTTTACTATGTTAAAGGCGAAAGAGGCCGTATTTCAATGAAGATGGACGTTACGGCATATGGTGAAGCAGGATTTGCAGAGAGGATCAAATAA
- a CDS encoding TrkH family potassium uptake protein — translation MGRLLAVVNVLGKMIVVFGLTMLIPLGLALLIDDGAAWVFEESILFTLASGLILWFITSRFKRELQTRDGFLLVVLVWSVLPAFAMLPFLFYLPELSLSMAYFEAVSGLTATGGTVLTGLDDLPLSINLWRGEIVWLGGMGLIVLAVAILPLLGVGGRQIYKAETPGPMKESKLTPRIAETAKGLWLIYTCLTLACMIAYRWAGMDWFDALMHAFTTLGLGGFSSHDASFGYWNSPSIEFVAMVFMLIAGINFATHFLAWRAKSFSAYRIDPEVGWFLFIVLFSCFVFALYLWFLEVYADLFVALRYASFNIISVATTTGYSSTDYSVWPIFIPLYMLFLSAFCTSSGSTGGGIKMMRARIVYHQVYRELITMMHPNAITPAKLGKTVISNRIVFAVLVFIFIYSVSIVIMTLILTLSGLDEMTAFSAAVACINNLGPGLGAIGPASTYASLTDFQTWVCSFAMLLGRLEFFTLLVVFTPAFWRK, via the coding sequence ATGGGCCGTCTTCTTGCTGTTGTCAATGTACTGGGAAAAATGATTGTGGTATTTGGGCTGACAATGCTTATACCGCTTGGTTTAGCCCTTTTGATTGATGATGGTGCAGCTTGGGTGTTTGAAGAATCCATTCTGTTTACATTAGCTAGCGGCTTAATCTTATGGTTTATTACATCGCGTTTTAAGCGCGAATTGCAAACGCGGGATGGATTCCTGTTGGTTGTGCTGGTATGGTCCGTTCTGCCTGCGTTTGCCATGCTGCCATTTTTATTTTATTTGCCCGAGTTGAGCTTGAGCATGGCATATTTCGAAGCGGTTTCTGGATTAACTGCGACGGGTGGAACAGTGTTGACAGGTCTGGATGATTTGCCGCTTTCAATCAATTTGTGGCGGGGTGAAATCGTCTGGCTGGGTGGAATGGGACTTATTGTCCTTGCCGTCGCAATTTTGCCTTTGCTTGGTGTGGGTGGACGGCAAATCTATAAAGCCGAAACACCGGGACCGATGAAGGAAAGTAAATTAACACCGCGCATTGCAGAGACTGCAAAGGGATTGTGGTTGATTTATACGTGTCTGACATTGGCTTGCATGATTGCCTATCGGTGGGCCGGTATGGACTGGTTTGATGCGCTCATGCATGCTTTTACGACATTGGGTTTGGGCGGGTTTTCATCGCATGATGCGAGCTTTGGTTATTGGAATTCTCCTTCGATTGAGTTTGTAGCCATGGTTTTCATGCTGATAGCCGGGATAAACTTTGCGACCCATTTTCTGGCTTGGCGTGCCAAAAGCTTCAGCGCTTATCGCATTGACCCTGAGGTCGGGTGGTTTTTGTTTATTGTCCTCTTTAGTTGTTTCGTATTTGCGCTATATTTGTGGTTTCTGGAAGTTTATGCGGATCTATTCGTTGCTTTGCGTTATGCGAGTTTTAATATTATTTCGGTTGCGACTACAACAGGCTACAGCAGTACGGATTACAGCGTATGGCCTATCTTCATTCCGCTGTATATGTTGTTTCTGTCTGCATTCTGTACTTCTTCCGGTTCTACTGGCGGTGGAATCAAAATGATGCGTGCAAGAATTGTCTACCATCAAGTGTATCGTGAATTGATAACGATGATGCATCCAAACGCGATAACACCAGCAAAGTTGGGTAAAACAGTTATATCTAACCGCATTGTTTTTGCGGTATTGGTATTTATTTTCATTTACTCCGTCAGTATTGTAATAATGACATTGATTTTAACGTTGAGCGGGTTGGATGAAATGACAGCTTTCTCGGCAGCTGTGGCTTGCATCAATAATCTGGGTCCTGGGTTGGGTGCGATTGGCCCAGCATCAACCTATGCGTCATTGACGGATTTTCAAACATGGGTGTGTAGTTTTGCAATGCTGTTGGGACGGCTCGAATTTTTTACATTGCTTGTCGTTTTTACCCCCGCTTTTTGGAGAAAATAA